The DNA window CCGAGCAACGGCGGGAAGACGCGATGCAAGAAGTCAGCCGCCTCCGGGCCGAGGTAGGCCAGATCCAGGCCAAACATCGGTCGGCTCTATCCGAGAGCGACGACCAGGGGCAGAAGGCTCTTCGGGCGCTCGAGGAAGAATCTGAACGGAAGCTGATCCGGATGGAGGAAGAGAAGAACTTTCTCGGGGTCTCGATCGAAAAATTGAAGCAACAATCCCAAAAGGAGTTGGCCCGAGCCATCGATGCAATCGCCCACGAGAAGAAACTTCATCAGGCGACGCGCGACCGGTACGAGAGACGCATTGCCGAGCTTCAGCTCGGTCACGACGAGAGCGCCAAACAGCTCGAACGGGACTGGATGCACAGGTTGGAAGATCTCGAAAAGAGCCTCGTCACCCGCAGGGAGGATGCGTCATCGAAGTCAGAGGCCGAGTGGAAAACGAGACTCGACCGAGAGCGTCTTCAGAACGAGGAATCGGTGAAAGCCCTCACAAACGACTTCGCCATCGAGCTCGCGACTCTTCGCCGTCAGGTGGAGCGATCGAAAACCCTCGACGAATCCTACAAAGCGGCCACCCACGAGATCACCAGCCTGAGGAACAAGCTGAGCACAGTCGGCGAACAGCTCACCGAAGCCCGGATGATTCTCGCCGAACGAGACCACGAGCTGGAGGTCCACCGCAAGAAGTTGTCCGACACGACCGGCACCATCGACTCCCTGAAAGCGGTCATCGACGACTTCTCCCGCTCGGTCGAGGGAATCGACCGCGAACGACGGGAATCGGATGGGACGATCGATTCTCTCCGAGCCGTCATCGACGACTTCTATCGCAGCGTGAAGGCCTCGGGACCGACGAACTGAGCGGGAGCGGGCTAGCGTCGGTAGACGGCGATGAGCTCGTTCAGGCGCATTCGGGCGTTCTCGATGGCTACGGAAGCGTGCTGGGCGAAGATCGTCGTGATTCGCAGGTCGTAGGCGGTAAAGGCGTCCCGAGACGACTCGTTGGTAACTCCCACGTTGAGCACGCCCATGATCTCGCCCCTCAGCTGGAGTGGAACCGACATGGCGTAGTGGACCTTCTCCTTGTGGGGGACGAGATCTCTGAATCGCTCGTAACCCTCGGGCTCGTCACCGAGAAGGACGGGCTCGCCATTCTCGGCAACCCAACCGGCGACGCCCGAACCCATAGGCTGCCGGGTCTCGGTTACGACGGTTTCGCTGATTCCTCGGGACGCTGCGATCACCAGGTGCCGGGTTTCATTCAAGATCATGATCGAGCCCCTGTTCCCGTCGACGAGATCGAGCGCGGCGCGCAGGACCGTATCGAACGTGCGTTCTGCCTCCACCACCGAGTTCACCGCGCTGATGGCCCGGTAGAGCCCCGATAGCTCCTGCAAACGAGCCTCCAGCCCGGTAGATCTGGCCTGCTCCTCCACGAGCTTTCGGCTAAGGCTTCTCTCCAGCTCGCGCAGACGTCGTTCCTTACCAATGGCGTAGAGGCAGGCAAACAGGGACACGACCGTAAGCCACGGCACCAGCCCTTCCTGCCGGCTCGCAAAGCTCGAATAGCTGATGACGGCAAGCATGACCAAGAGGAGGAATAGGACGAATTGAAGTAGCTGGGTCCGCTGTTTTTCTACCCGTCTGAGATCCAT is part of the Vicinamibacteria bacterium genome and encodes:
- a CDS encoding GAF domain-containing protein, which produces MDLRRVEKQRTQLLQFVLFLLLVMLAVISYSSFASRQEGLVPWLTVVSLFACLYAIGKERRLRELERSLSRKLVEEQARSTGLEARLQELSGLYRAISAVNSVVEAERTFDTVLRAALDLVDGNRGSIMILNETRHLVIAASRGISETVVTETRQPMGSGVAGWVAENGEPVLLGDEPEGYERFRDLVPHKEKVHYAMSVPLQLRGEIMGVLNVGVTNESSRDAFTAYDLRITTIFAQHASVAIENARMRLNELIAVYRR